The DNA region GGCGCGGGCCTGGCCCAGCTCACCGCCCGCGCCGTCGCGGCCGCCACAACCGCACCCGGCCGCGGGGCCACGCTCATCGCCCCCGCCGACTTCCAGCAGGAGGTGCTCACGGCACCCGTGGACGTCGACCTGCCCGGCACCCGGGACAGGCGGGAAGTGGCAGCGGACGTCATCGACTCGATCGCCAAGCGGCTGCGCGCCGGGGAACGTGCCGTCCTCCTGCTGGGCGGCGCGGCACTCGACGAACATGGCCAACGGGCGGCGGCCCGGATCGCCGCCGCCACCGGCGCCGTCCTGTACAGCGAGACCTTCCCGGCCGCCGCCGAGCGCGGTGGCGGCCTTCCGGACCTCGACCGGCTCCCCTATTTTCCGGAGAAGGCGATCAAGGCCCTGGCCGGAGCTCAACTGGTCGTGCTGGCCGGCGCGTTGGAACCCGTGTCGTACTTCGGATACGAAGGGATTCCGAGCCTCCTGGCTCCCCCAGGCGCCGTGGAGGTACTGAGCACACCGGAGGAGGACGGCGCACGCGCGCTGGAAGTCCTCGCGGCCGCGCTCGGTGCTCCTGAGCCGGCACCACGACCGCGACCGGACGACGAAGGACTCCCGGACGGAACGCTGACACCGCAGTCGGTCGGCCTGATCGTGGCCCGGCTGCTGCCCGAGCAGGCCATCGTCTCGGTCGAGGGCGGCACCTGCGGCTACCCCTTCTTCACCGCGTCGTCGCGCGCCGCCCGCCACACCACGCTGACCAACACCGGCGGAGCCATCGGCCAGGGCCTGCCCGCCGCCGTCGGAGCCTCGATCGCCGCACCCGGCCGCAAGGTCGTCGCGCTGCAGTCCGACGGAAGCGCGCAGTACACCATCCAGTCGCTGTGGACGATGGCCCGGGAACAGCTGCCCGTCGTCACGCTCATCGCCTCCAACCGCGCCTACAACGTACTGCGCACCGAGCTCGACCGGCACGGACAGAGCCGGCCGGGGCCGGGCGCAACAGCGCTCACCAGCCTGGACAGCCCGGCCTTCGACTGGCCCGCGCTGGCCCGTGGCTACGGCGTGCCCGGCATCCGGGTGGAGACGAGCGAGGGGCTTCGACGCGAACTCGGCCGCGCGCTCGCCGCCGACGGCCCTCAGCTCATCGAGATGGCCCTGTGAGAGGAGCCACAATGCACAGCACAGCAGTCCCGGTCACCGGCGCGCCGGAGGCGGTGAGTCGTTTTCTGGCGAAACCGCGGACCATGCTCATCGGCGGCCAGTGGGTGGGTGCCCTCTCCGGCCGCTCGTTCGCGAGCGTCGACCCCTCCACCGGTGCCGTGCTCACCACTGTTCCGGACGGCGACGCCGCCGACATCGACCGGGCCGTGGGGGCGGCGCGCCGCGCCTTCGACGACCCCGGCTGGCGTCGGATGAGCCCCATGGACCGGGGCGCGTTGCTGCACCGTGTCGCCGACGTCATCGAGGCGCACGCCGAGGAACTGGCCCTGCTGGAGTCGCGCGACAACGGCAAGCCGGTCTCGGTGGCACGTGCCGTGGACGTGGGCACCAGCGTGAAGCTGTTCCGCTACTTCGCGGGCTGGCCGAGCAAGCTGGAAGGCAGCACGATCCCCGTCTCGCCGCGCGGCGGACTGCGGGTGCTGAACTACACCACACGGCAGCCGGTGGGCGTGGCCGGTCTGATCGTGCCGTGGAACTTCCCGGTGTCGATGGCCTGTTGGAAGCTCGCGCCCGCGCTGGCGAGCGGCTGCACGGTCGTCCTCAAGCCGGCCGAGGAGACCCCGCTGTCCACGCTGCGGCTCGTCGAGCTGCTCCAGGAGGCGGGGATGCCGGACGGTGTCGTCAATGTCGTCACCGGGCGCGGTGCCGCGGCGGGCGCAGCCCTCGCCGCGCACGACGGAGTCGACAAGGTCGCCTTCACCGGGTCCACCGAGACGGGCCGCGCAGTCGTCCGGGCCGCCGCAGGGAACCTGAAGAAGGTCTCCCTCGAACTCGGCGGCAAGTCCCCGAACATCGTGCTCCCCGACGCCG from Streptomyces sp. NBC_00258 includes:
- a CDS encoding aldehyde dehydrogenase family protein, with product MHSTAVPVTGAPEAVSRFLAKPRTMLIGGQWVGALSGRSFASVDPSTGAVLTTVPDGDAADIDRAVGAARRAFDDPGWRRMSPMDRGALLHRVADVIEAHAEELALLESRDNGKPVSVARAVDVGTSVKLFRYFAGWPSKLEGSTIPVSPRGGLRVLNYTTRQPVGVAGLIVPWNFPVSMACWKLAPALASGCTVVLKPAEETPLSTLRLVELLQEAGMPDGVVNVVTGRGAAAGAALAAHDGVDKVAFTGSTETGRAVVRAAAGNLKKVSLELGGKSPNIVLPDADPQAVAEAAAQAVFFNQGQVCTAGSRLYVHRKIFDEVLDAVAERARTLVVGPGSDPATEMGPLVSARHHERVTGFIAAGREQGAQLAAGGGRPDLDTTYDDGYFVEPTVFVAPDDGLSIVREEIFGPVLTAMPWDDVDDLVARANDSPFGLSAGIWTNDLGHAHRIADELQAGTVWINCYNLTDPASPFGGFKQSGWGREMGRTVLDLYTEVKSVWVNLG
- a CDS encoding acetolactate synthase large subunit gives rise to the protein MTHATTVWQANRSGGLTGAEALIETSLAAGVDVCFANPGTTEMPLVAALDSVPGTRAVLGLFEGVCTGAADGYARITGRPAMTLLHLGPGFANGIANLHNARRAHSPVFNVIGDQASWHLAFDAPLTSDIVSLATSVSGWVGTAASGAGLAQLTARAVAAATTAPGRGATLIAPADFQQEVLTAPVDVDLPGTRDRREVAADVIDSIAKRLRAGERAVLLLGGAALDEHGQRAAARIAAATGAVLYSETFPAAAERGGGLPDLDRLPYFPEKAIKALAGAQLVVLAGALEPVSYFGYEGIPSLLAPPGAVEVLSTPEEDGARALEVLAAALGAPEPAPRPRPDDEGLPDGTLTPQSVGLIVARLLPEQAIVSVEGGTCGYPFFTASSRAARHTTLTNTGGAIGQGLPAAVGASIAAPGRKVVALQSDGSAQYTIQSLWTMAREQLPVVTLIASNRAYNVLRTELDRHGQSRPGPGATALTSLDSPAFDWPALARGYGVPGIRVETSEGLRRELGRALAADGPQLIEMAL